A genomic region of Sarcophilus harrisii chromosome 6, mSarHar1.11, whole genome shotgun sequence contains the following coding sequences:
- the LOC105750991 gene encoding probable E3 ubiquitin-protein ligase TRIML1: MDEVHLAENFKEELTCSVCMDYFRHPVTLSCGHNFCRICLLRSWGEDDRPCPCPLCRRPFHMRDIELNHRLGKLASIGRSLRPYFLQIKEEKVTCEKHEEEKTLFCKKDKSFLCVYCFQSQEHEDHMVHNVKEAAEDSREKIQIWRESLAAEYGAFHKLLEKEEKVHFHTMNKQESDNLKIVRQSVITVSQQLHSLREVILDMEQCSWKTSSQLLKVVGGTLNRCEFLLGHRPEVITTSGIMFQKTIMWEMLKSFKVTLTLDPKNISPYLILSDDLRTVIRRSNQQNTPFSTNQDENNFILGDQIFTTGIHYWEVEDMDEAHLAENIKEEPTPSNPVTPSNLELWS, translated from the exons ATGGATGAAGTGCATTTAGctgaaaacttcaaggaagagCTGACCTGCTCTGTATGCATGGATTATTTCAGACACCCAGTAACCTTGAGCTGTGGTCATAACTTTTGTCGCATCTGCCTCCTCAGGAGCTGGGGAGAAGATGACAGACCATGCCCCTGTCCTCTGTGCAGGAGACCCTTCCACATGAGAGACATAGAACTCAACCATCGCCTAGGGAAGCTGGCCAGCATAGGCAGGTCCCTGAGACCCTATTTCCTgcaaataaaagaggaaaaagtcacTTGTGAGAAACACGAGGAGGAGAAAACTCTTTTCTGTAAAAAGGACAAATCTTTCctctgtgtatattgttttcaatCCCAGGAGCATGAGGACCATATGGTGCACAATGTAAAAGAGGCTGCAGAGGATTCTAGG GAAAAGATCCAAATCTGGAGAGAGAGTTTGGCAGCTGAATATGGAGCATTCCATAAATtgctggagaaagaagaaaaagttcattttcaCACAATGAACAAGCAGGAAAGTGACAATCTGAAGATTGTAAGACAAAGTGTGATTACAGTGTCCCAACAACTTCATAGCTTGAGAGAGGTGATCTTGGATATGGAACAATGTAGCTGGAAGACCAGTAGCCAGCTTCTAAAG gtgGTAGGAGGCACACTGAATAG ATGTGAATTCCTCTTGGGTCACCGTCCAGAGGTTATCACCACTTCAGGAATCATGTTTCAAAAAACTATAATGTGGGAAATGCTGAAAAGCTTCAAAG tgacCCTGACTCTAGATCCAAAAAATATCTCTCCATATCTCATCCTCTCTGATGACCTGCGGACTGTCATTCGTAGGAGCAACCAGCAGAATACACCCTTTTCTACCAatcaagatgaaaataatttcattttgggGGATCAAATCTTCACAACTGGTATTCACTACTGGGAGGTTGAA